The Macadamia integrifolia cultivar HAES 741 chromosome 4, SCU_Mint_v3, whole genome shotgun sequence genome contains the following window.
TCCGAGCAGATGTGGACCAAAAGAAAGGACGAAAGAAGTTCTCTGATGTAACTGACAAATTTGAGCAGATGTCGacaaaaaaggaaggaagaaagaagttCTCTGATGTGACTGACAAATCTGAGCAGATGTAGACCAAAAAGCAAGGAAGAAAGAAGTTCTCTGATGTAACTGACATGGATATCTTTCTTTAAGAAGTTCTCTTATGTGACTGACATGGATATCTTTCACTCTCTCTCATAATAATAATTAAGGGATTTCTTACCCCACTATTTTTGAAATAAATGAATGAAGACCATCCGCCAGTCCGTATAAAGGTGGTTAAAAAACTGGGAAACCCGAAATCCAACATAACAAGGTAAAATATGGAATTAAGGAAACTTGATAGTGACATGCAAGTGAGTGGAATCTCTCTTTTTCATCTCATCTCTCAAaatcatctctcatctctctgtATATAATTGTAGGCAACTTGAGTGGGGTAGAAATTCACCCGGTTCaaactttttaattttttcttgccTTTCCTCCCCTAATCACAATGGTAAATAGATAGGATAATGTGATTTTCTTCCCACTAGACCATATTAACTGAGGGACTCATATCAAAAGTCCATTAAAGCATACAGAGTATGTCTCATACGTGCAACTTTTGAGGGGAGTTTAAAGTGGAGAATGTAATGCCTTGGGAATCAGACACGCAAGTAAATTGAATTTGGAATTTGAAAGTTTTGaaagttttgaaatttttgaagctAAACCCTTTGTGAAAGTTGGCCAATCTGAACCTGGTTCAGCCATATGGTTTAACTAATTAAAATGCTGATTGTTGAGTGAGTCTAATTCACCATTGATTGCATGGTTTTAAAATCGAGATCTGATTCAGTTGATCTTTCTTTCCAAACCCATTGTTAGACCAACCCGATCCGGATATCGATTCTAGGTTTATTTGTCAAATTAATCTTAATCCCTGCTTAGCATTTACAAAGCATTGTTTTCAACTAGCTCCTACCTAATAATGCAAGAAATCATGCATATTGTGAAATGAGATCTTCCCTCGAGAGACTTTCTCCATCCCCTGAAAGACAATGTTGTTCTGGGGAATGATAACTATTGGCACTGGATTAAAAGGATAGGTGCATCATTCAAGGGAACATAAAAATAttcctttgaaaaaaaatttttttattcgaTGGAGAAATGATAGATATTTTGTTCCATCAcagaattatttgatttttataacccaaaaaatttccatgatATATGGGAACGATCATTTATGAGATTTAATGATTCCTAAGAGGGCTCaaattggttttaatttttggaACTGGAGTACTGGACCATTGTTGTGACTTTTGTCTCCTGAGAATGAAAAATCCTTGAAAAAGTTTTGAACAAAAATGTGTGAAGAATCATTGATGTGCAATTTTTACAGTTCATTAACATTTTAAAAAGATGCTTGAAGTCACGTGAGGCTATGAAGAATTCTTGTTGTGTGTttgtatttcagtttttggtagaaaaacttttatttttttttttttcagtacaTTAATCTTTTAAGAAGATGCAGCTTTATTCcaattttcttgttttagtAGAATATTCTTTTATAAACTTTGCGGTACATTACCTTGTTAATCTTTTAAAAAGACGAGTAGTGAGGCTTTAACCCTCATTCCGAGTTATTTCCAAAATCTGATTTCTCTTCCCGTTGGACATAGAtccaatttttcaattttttttttttttttttttttttttttttttttttttttttttttttttttttttNNNNNNNNNNNNNNNNNNNNNNNNNNNNNNNNNNNNNNNNNNNNNNNNNNNNNNNNNNGGAAAATATTTTCAGttcaatccttttttttctctctccactcgGACCAATCCGCCTGCTCGGCTTCTTCTATTTAAAGTGATTcgtgttcttctttctttctcctgtCAAAACATTGAGTGAACAAATCAATCTTCGtgctttctttctccttcctttcttcagttATTCATTCCCCTTAGTTTTCTACCTTCAAGCCTCTGTCATAAATTTCTTCCAAGCTTGAGACTTCTCTTACCCTCGCGTTGTCCTCCTCAACAAACCTGGAATGTGGAGGAGCTCATATGTTTCAGGTTTTGTATCTTTTTTATCTCTCCAGTTTGCTGTCCCTTTCGTTTATTTAATTTCTGAAGCCACGGTGTCTGCTCCTACATTTTTTGGGAGCATTTGTTCTGTTGGGTTTTCTGTTTTATATGGATTATCACCGTTTAATTTCTGAATAACCTGTTTGCCGGGATTTTCAGTTTCTTCTCATGGTGaatgttttaatttgattttgatgacaTCTTTCGGTTGTGCTATTAATAATTGCAAATGCAGCTCTCTGCGCTTGTTTCATAGATTTTAGACAGTATGTCATGGAAACAGAGAAGAGAGTTCTTAGGTGATTTCGGGTCTGATCACTCGTCTACCATATTTTAAGCTTTTTAAGCCTTCTCCCACTTGAGGGGCTTGACCACCTCCCATGTGAAGTCAGGGTCGTCCCTGCCAAAGTGACCATAGGCGGCTGTCTTCAAAACCCTGCCATTGCCTCCTCTCTTGAGGTCCAAGCTTATGGCAATCATCCCAGGCCTGAAATCAAAGGTCTCCTTGACAATCTGTGGGATCTCCTTGTCAGGAATCTTTCCTGTACCGTAACAGTCAACAAAGACGGACAAGGGCTCTGGAACACCAATGGCATAGGAGACCTGCACAATACAGCGACGGGCAAGCCCATTGGCGACAATGCTCTTGGCAGCCTGCCTGACGATGTAGGCACCACTCCTGTCCACCTTGGTTGGGTCCTTAGTCCTTACCAGAGAAGGCACCACCACCGTGGGCTCCCCAACCACTGTAGGTGTCGATGATAATCTTCCTTCCTGTGAGCCCTGCATCACAATGGGTGCCACCAATAACAAAACGCCCTGATGGGTTAAGGTGGAAGATGGTCTTCTCGTCGAGGTACTTCTCTGGGACGACaggcttgatgacatgctcCTTAAGGTCAGCGACAATCTAGTCGTTGGTGACGGGATGTTGGCTTGACTTTTTCTTTAATAGAGGAAGTAGCTTATATGTTGGCTTGAAGTAATGACTCATTACAGTAGAATTGCTAAAGAGAATTGCATACTTGGGGTTTTTTGACACCATGAACATAACTTGAAACCGCATTTATCAGGCTCCAATCGTACAATATTGTCAAACCAGCTGAACTGTTGACAGTCCTAAGTTTGATACAATCATACATCAACCTGGTCACCGTTATCAGAGATCTACACAGTTGCGGAACCTACTGCCATTCTCAGCCGTCTCTCGTCTCTGCAGACTGGTGTTTATATATTGGTAACAAATTTTGAGACTGTTAGAATTGCTTTTCAGGTTCATTCCTAGTCATCTCTATATTTTTGTGACATTggatgcttttgtttttttttttttatgtgcaGGCAAAGTGCAAGACAAGATGTTTCTCGCCGGATGCATTTTGTTGTTTCTTAGCTATCTCCTTAGCTTTGTATTGTCTTCCATATATACTAGCAAGTCACTAAAGCTACCACCTTCCCCATTTAAACTCCCCATCATAGGAAACCTACATCAGTTAGGTTCATTGCCACACCGCAAACTCCAGTTAATGTCTAAAACCCATGGACCTCTTATGTTTCTACATTTTGGATGTAAACCGGTCCTTATTGTTTCATCAATTGCGGCAGTTtgtgaaataacaaaaaatcatGACCAAGCAATATCAAACAGATATGAGACGAGCTTTGGTAAGAAAATctcatataataataaaaatatcggATTTGCTCCATATGGTCATTATTGGAGTATGATGCGGAAATTTAGTATTTTCCATTTGGTAAGTATGAAAAAGGCCCCATCAGTTCGGTCAGTGATGGAAGAGGAGACGACAATACTAACCGAAAAAATCCAAAGGCTTATTTCATACGCAACACCTGCACTGCCAACTATACTGAATTTGAGTGATATCTTTATGATTCTTACCAATGATATCATCTGTAGAATGGCTATAGGGCAGAAGTATAATGGAGAGGCGGATTGTACGCCGAGATTTAAATTGATGTTCCAAGAAATCGGAAATTTGCTAGGAACTTTTAATATTGCAGACTTCATACCTTGGCTTGGGTGGGTGAATTTTATAAATGGTTTGGAGAAGAGGATGGAGAAAGCTTTTGTAGAGATAGATATTTTTCTTGATACTGTGATTCAACAACATAGAATTGAATATAAGAAAAAAGACTATCAGAATAATGCTGCAGACATTGATTTAGTGGACGTCCTCCTtcagattgaaagagagaggacCTTTGACATTTGTCTTTGGAATGATAACATCAAAGCAATTCTATcggtaagtaaaaaaaaaatctcacctacAAAGTCATTATATGGGCCAAGGGTGCCCTAATATTGTTGTTTAAACTAAAATTGTGTTAATTATTTTCATGGTCTTTTTTATCCTGTAGGATATGTTTGGCGTTGGAACTAATCCCACAAGTATACTTCTGGAGTGGACGATGGCAGAAATTTTAAAGCATCCAGAAGTAAAGAAAGAAGTTCAAGAGGAAGTAAGGGGGGTCACAAGGGGCAAAGAGAATATTGCAGATGTTGATATAAAACAAATGCAATATTTGAATGCAGTGATTAAGGAGACACTAAGACTGCATCCTCCACTCCCCTTATTGATTCCGCGTAAATTGACAAAAAATGTCAATATACAAGGATTTGAAGTTCCAGCCAAGACAATGGTAATATTCAATGCATGGGCCATTGGAAGGGACCCTGTGTTCTGGGATGAACCCGAGAAGTTCAAACCAGAGAGGTTCTTGAATGATGCCTATTTTGGTTTTAACGGCTATACTGATTTTTATGTAATTCCATTTGGAATAGGCAGGCGAGAATGCCCATGCGCTGAATTCGCTTTTGACATTGTTAAACTTGTAATCGCTAATCTTTTGCACAAGTTTGACTGGTCCTTGCCTTGGGGAATGAGTGGGGAGGACTTAGATATGACGGAAGCTACCGGCATATCAAGTCATTTAAAATATCCTCTTCAAGCTCTTGTTACTCCGAAGAATTTTTGTGGCCCACCTACCacataaatagatttttttatctttttattttttattttttattattattttttttttttttaatgagatatCTGTAAATTCTTATGTAAATCCATGTGATATTATTAGTGCCTCTTTCCTGGTGAGCATTGTTTACAGCTAACTTCTACCTAATAATGCATGACCTTTCACATTAATTTCAAACTAACAAGACATTAATTTCAAACTACCTCTTGTTAGATAGCAAGATTCCTCTCGTACGCTATTAAAACCATACACAACCGCTGTTCAATTTTCTTCCCACATCCGGTGAACCACCTACCTGCTACTGTGCGAACTTGGTCACTGGAAGCCATGGCTTCAGAGAAGAAGCTCTCCAACCCTATGAGGGAGATCAAGGTACAGAAGCTTGTGCTCAACATCTCCGTCGGAGAAAGGGAGATTGTCTCACCAAAGCCTCTAAGGTGTTGGAGCAGCTCAGTGGGCAAACCCCTGTGTTCTCCAAGGCTAGGTACACAGTGCGATCCTTTGGGATCAGACGTAACGAAAAGATTGCTTGCTACGTTACCGTCAGGGGTGACAAGGCAATGCAACTTCTGGAGAGTGGATTGAAGGTGAAAGAATACGAGTTCTTGAGGAGGAACTTTAGTGATACCGGCTGCTTTGGCTTTGATATTCAGGAACACATCGATCTAGGAATCAAGTATGATCCATCGACAGGTATTTATGGTATGGACTTCTATGTTGTCCTGGAACGTCCAGGCTACCAGGTAGGTCGTCGCCGCAGGTGCAAGTCCCGTGTTGGAATCCAGCATAGGGTGGTCACAAAGGAGGATGCAATGAAGTGGTTCCAGGTCAAATATGAGGGTGTGATCCTTAACAAGTCTCGTCAAACTCATCTTAGATGAGAAACTTCCTAGGCCAATTTCAATTTTGACAAGTTGAAGTTACCTATAGTTTTTTAGACTGCTGTTCActcagaaaattttcccaaGAATTGTCTATAGTAGTAGTATAGCAAAATGTGTTTTTGTCTGAGGATGGGTTTTGGTTTCGTTTTCGTTATTCACATGTGTCTTAGCTTAAATCTTCTTGAGGATGATTATTGTTTATACCATTATTAGCTGTTTCAtttgctgaaaaaaaaaaccgataCACAACCAGCTAGTTGAAGTACTTGAAGTACTTAAAACTAGAAAAGCCAAACAAAAAGTATGCATATATTTCACTCCATCATCCTCATCAGCAAAgaataaatataattaaattggTCTCAAAAGGAATCTTCAAAAGTTAGTGGAAGACAAAGCACCTCACAAGAGTTAATAAAGATATGGGTCTTAGGTTACAACCTAGGTTTAAATTAAAGAATCCGGAACCAAATCAAGTCTAGCCAATTCTGTTCCTGATCAACTAGAAATGGTTAAGAATCGGCCCAAATCAAGCTTTATCTGATCTTAAATCTAGTTTTCGGAAATGAATCTGTCGATTAAGATATTGGTAACGGTATTGCTgtattgaaaattttacctaAACTAGCTGATTTTGTCCAATTTAAATTAGAATTGGATTGGAATTGACCGGACCAGGGCTGATTTATGTATTTAAACTTTGCTCCGACAAGGCAATCCAATGAGCCCAAACCTAGTGCATTTACATCATCATTTAATTAtgtttgtgaaaaaaaaaatggaccaGGGCTGATTTATGTATCCAGTGGAAGCATGGCCTTGGTTGGCTTCAGTGGGATTGGACTTGGATGCTGCCCAGTGTCCAAGATTTCGATTCCTGAACTTTTTGGATTTGCATTAGACTAAGTTTTTAGGGGACCTTttcctgctaatggcaatgccaaaggtgggattggtctgttttttttcttagtcTATTTTTGTATGTTGGTGGTgctagtttttttgttttttatgtacattctttctttcttcttaatccaatgaatttttagccaaatatatatatatatatatatattatgactGAAATCTCAATCCAATGACTCCAATCTAATACATATATCAAACACAAAATAGATGAAATAATAGACTATTGTCACTGGGGAATAGATTTGAGAAATACTTGAATAGCCTAAGCCCCAGGGAAGTGGGCTCATTTTGCAGAGTTttctaaggctgcatttggtagtcattcagttccaaaAACGatatttcgtgtcaaaaatagaattttcagtttctgtgtcaaaatgccgttttttaaaaaaaaaatggtgtttggtgaacatGTTTCAAGAACTATTATCctagttttttcatttttttctatatttggaacgaaaccgaAATAGCAGAACAAGGTTTTGTCTTTtcatcattttgcgtttctagcttctttttttttatttccacttcaattagaaagaaatatggctgacagcaactttggaacaaaaatccttcaaaaaatcgtgtttttctgaaaaattatccatcttgGTCATTATATGACCGGAAAGGTTTTTctagatgactaccaaacacagtctattgatactcaccgatacgtaccgatttATATCAATATTCAATTTATATTATCATCTTTGGTACCTATATTGTGACGAACAGATTTTATATTGATTTGTTTTGTTCTAATTCAGAAAATAAGTAACTGATTTTGGCTCCATCCGGTTACAAGTGAAGGGAAATGAATTTAATGAAAATGGGAACTTTTATATTCATGATTGTGTAAGTGACTTTAAACCTTACCATATATGCTAGTGGACTGTTTATTTGCTTattcgatacgaaaggattttaaaaatttcatgtatcgtatcggtgtgtatcgtatcgatcggctaaatttaagatacgtatcggagggtctcgtatcgatatcggagatactaGGAAATTATCTAGACTGATAATCTGTGAAATATAAAATTCATATTCAATCATATATCTTTCAATGTATTTTCATATTCCTTTGTATTCTCAGCCATTGATTTCTTGGAGAAGTTTCAATCCTTCACTAGATTTtcaaggcctttttttttttcttttttggtcaaTTGACGTACTCCATTTCAACTAAGAGTTGACATGTAAGGGACCTTGGGGTCTACCcgaggattaaagtatcggtatcaattGGGTCATTTTAAAAGACTTATCATAGCGTATATACTCATGGAAACACATTTTGTATAAAAATAGTATAAATAATTGagagacaagtgcattcaattgaaattgttataaaggatgaggtttctcACATGCAGTACTAATTTTGGCGACTTAATAAGAAAATTTGAAATCTAAGAATAAATTGATGCAATAATTCATTTTGTATGCAATGTGTTAGtttgttttacctaaatctactcaaaaataaaaataaaagtaaaacaaaGATGTGCGGAAAAAATATtcgaatttttttaatttacctGCCTTGCATTATATTTAGCTTTGTAAAtattagaagaaataaagagagaagaagaagaaagagagagaagcgaTAGATGTGTCACCAGTTGGGAGTTATAACTTTTGTATTATTACTCCCACtccatatataaatatatatatatatatataataacctAAAGATTACAAATGTAGAACTGGAATAAAagtccagaaaaataaaaagaagacaaaaccATAATTGTTGTTAAACCAAGTAATGGAATGCTCCGCCGAAGCTCATCAAACTTCCTTTTGAAATAAGGATTTCAATTTTGGAAATTAAAGATTATCCAAATTTTTACAGTGGAGAAATTCAGGGAAGATGCAACTTGAAGGAGACttaaccaaaaacaaaaatcaaaaccaatttaaacaaaaaaaaaaaaaaaggtaggcCACTTCACACATTTATGAAATGTCCTGTACTACCTGATTCCTCATGGTTTATGATTTCTTCAAACGAAAAGGCCATACCATGAATGCCATACTATTTGCATATAAAGCTTTCTTCCATGACATTAGACAGTAAAAGTTGCCAATTGATCAAAAAAGGAGTAAGGaacaaaagagaataaaaacatACTTGACCTTGTACCTTGACAACTTTATGATTCTGGAACAAAGATAATCAAGCAGAGTAGAGCAACATGAACGACAATAAAAATTATGAACCTTTAACAACTACCCATCCCACCAAACCTTACATGCATGCACCAAGAAAGCTCCCAACATAGAATCCTGCATGAGCTGAGGCTTGGTTGATGATAGACAAAAAGAGCGGGGCCAGCACACCTAACTATTACCAGTTTTCATGTCCTAATTTTAGTATCACTTATTGGGACTCAGGTAGATTTCATCCTTAAAAATTAGTGTTAAGTAAAGGACATCCAAGTGTTTATCAGTCTTAACATCTTAATTTTTTGTGGGGGTTGTAAATCTTCACATCAAGTAACTACATCCAATTTGCAAAACTGCAATTATATTCACATAGAGCCCAACAACAAGGACTTGGATCCTTTCTGGTGCAGTAGGGCATCTAGCGCGTATCCAAAGCTCAAAAACGGCTTGGACCGCATGTTATTGCCTTGGATTCCATGCCTAAGCAATCTTGGCCATTGGATGTGTGCCAGACGTCCTATTGCACCATAAAGAAATTCAGTCCAACGAATATTACTATGACCACTCTTGTAAATAAAAAAGCTTATGTAAGTGtgtgtgagagaaagagaaagagaaagagagaaagagagaaagaggcagAAATGGAGAGAGGCTATGGGTCTATATTTGATGCTATTTGTGCAAGAGCAGGACCCACAGTGTGAGTATCATCAATCTTGGTCTATCCAGTAAAATCATGTCTAGGAGCATCTATTTCTTAAGCACCCATCACTTCTCATGCATGGTAGTCTctagtttctttctttccttactAGAACCTCCTTTCATGTaatggttctttttttcttttctttttttcctatctAGTTTCTTGAATTAGTTTCACTTCCAACATTTATAGCTTTTACttggtttttttccttttgaaggaTTCTATTGTTTCATCAATTTCTTTCTTATAGGATCTGTTTGGTGCTAGAACTGATCCCACAAGTATACTCCTATAATAGATAATGACAAAATTTTTAAAGCATCAAGAAGTGATGAAGGAAGTTCTAGAGGAAGTAAGTGGGGTCACAAGGGGCAAGGCAAATATTACAAAAGTTATATAAAACAAATGCACTATTTGAATGCAGTGATTAAGGAGACACTAAGACTGTATCCTCTACTCCTATTATTGACTCCATGTAAATTGATTGAAAATGCCATTATACAAGGGTTTGACGTGGCCAAGGCAATAGTAAAAGTTAGTGCATGGGCCAATGAAGGGACCTATGTAATGGGATGAACTTGAGAAGTTCAAACAAAACAGGTTCTTGAATGATGTCGC
Protein-coding sequences here:
- the LOC122075430 gene encoding cytochrome P450 736A117-like; its protein translation is MFLAGCILLFLSYLLSFVLSSIYTSKSLKLPPSPFKLPIIGNLHQLGSLPHRKLQLMSKTHGPLMFLHFGCKPVLIVSSIAAVCEITKNHDQAISNRYETSFGKKISYNNKNIGFAPYGHYWSMMRKFSIFHLVSMKKAPSVRSVMEEETTILTEKIQRLISYATPALPTILNLSDIFMILTNDIICRMAIGQKYNGEADCTPRFKLMFQEIGNLLGTFNIADFIPWLGWVNFINGLEKRMEKAFVEIDIFLDTVIQQHRIEYKKKDYQNNAADIDLVDVLLQIERERTFDICLWNDNIKAILSDMFGVGTNPTSILLEWTMAEILKHPEVKKEVQEEVRGVTRGKENIADVDIKQMQYLNAVIKETLRLHPPLPLLIPRKLTKNVNIQGFEVPAKTMVIFNAWAIGRDPVFWDEPEKFKPERFLNDAYFGFNGYTDFYVIPFGIGRRECPCAEFAFDIVKLVIANLLHKFDWSLPWGMSGEDLDMTEATGISSHLKYPLQALVTPKNFCGPPTT